A stretch of the Plasmodium berghei ANKA genome assembly, chromosome: 10 genome encodes the following:
- a CDS encoding COBW domain-containing protein 1, putative produces the protein MIGITIITGFLGAGKTTLLKNLLKDSLKNKLKIAIIHNEFTENNNNIDKIVFKDINDIYNFPKSFESKKKTANNVDDKTETLEIVNKIESKDGFIYELNNGCLCCSNKSNFVKLIEMILEKKTAYDFIFVEVSGVYDNVEINNLLWIDKLNKSKIYLDSIIHIIDSYNFMRYTNSNIAYYDHLKEISTKANSIQINQGNVSDQDRNKELQINKKEASTINELEPIKEDDIESSDCKQLIVCDVIIINKIDKINDKEKEDIKNFIENINPLSVIHMTSYSNVPIELITNLKCYEQNNFKGALVNIANNNSNKKHKNGVYHYNNFINFSIQFQHDIPYLIYLSKDLNDLKQKFINTKNYDFLKNIISLKKKNIFSYKKINNLLASLLWNTEMNIYRGKGIFVAFNDDIYTNKNKLKLNIYYYQSVGELYEINTVMTDIHFLFQNYFDNLKKRTNTPYSSNCTSSFDAIYNKESDVNNKESDVNNKESDVNNKESDVNNKENDLNNKESDIYNKADLCTSEHSVDAEDYLSCDSSDTNDSEYNIFNILNDSNIFESNFLFIGKDINIENLKIQLNECLINT, from the coding sequence ATGATCGGAATAACGATAATCACAGGATTCTTAGGAGCAGGGAAGACTACCCTCCTTAAAAATTTACTTAAAGAtagtttaaaaaataaattaaagaTTGCAATAATACATAATGAATTtacagaaaataataataatattgataaaatagttttcaaggatataaatgatatatataattttcccAAATCATTTgaaagcaaaaaaaaaacagcaAATAATGTAGATGATAAAACCGAAACTTTAGAAATTGTAAACAAAATCGAAAGCAAAGATGGATTTATATACGAACTAAACAATGGTTGTTTATGCTGTTCAAATAAAAgcaattttgtaaaattaatagaaatgattttagaaaaaaaaacagcatatgattttatttttgttgaAGTTTCTGGGGTTTATGATAATGTAGAGATAAATAACTTACTATGGAtagataaattaaataaatcgaaaatatatttggaTAGTATAATTCACATAATTGATTCCTACAATTTCATGAGATACACTAACAGCAATATAGCATATTATGACCATTTAAAGGAAATTTCAACAAAAGCAAACTCAATACAAATAAACCAGGGTAATGTATCAGATCAAGATCGAAATAAGGAactacaaataaataagaaaGAAGCATCTACTATCAATGAATTAGAACCAATTAAAGAGGACGATATAGAGAGTTCGGATTGCAAACAGCTAATTGTGTGTGatgttattataataaataaaatagacaaaataaacgataaagaaaaagaagatataaaaaattttattgaaaatataaatccaTTAAGTGTAATACACATGACAAGCTATTCAAATGTCCCAATTGAAttaataacaaatttaaaatgttatgaacaaaataattttaaaggTGCTTTAGTAAATATTGCCAATAATAactcaaataaaaaacataaaaatggtGTATATCActataacaattttataaatttttcaattCAGTTTCAACATGATATAccttatttaatttatttaagcaaagatttaaatgatttaaaacaaaagtttataaatacaaaaaattatgattttttaaaaaatattatttctttaaaaaaaaaaaatattttttcctacaaaaaaataaataatttattagcATCACTTTTGTGGAATACGgaaatgaatatttatagaGGGAAAGGAATATTTGTCGCATTTaatgatgatatatatacgaataaaaataaacttaaattgaacatttattattatcaaagTGTTGGAGAGTTATACGAAATAAATACTGTCATGACagatattcattttttgtttcagaattattttgacaatttaaaaaaaagaaccAATACTCCTTACTCCTCAAATTGTACTTCATCATTTGAtgcaatatataataaagaaagtgatgtaaataataaagaaagtgatgtaaataataaagaaagtgatgtaaataataaagaaagtgatgtaaataataaagaaaatgatttaaataataaagaaagcgatatatataataaagcCGATTTATGCACTTCAGAACATTCAGTAGATGCTGAGGATTATCTGTCTTGCGATTCCTCTGATACTAATGATTCTGaatataacatatttaatattttgaacGATTCAAACATTTTTGAgtcaaattttttatttataggtaaagacataaatatagaaaatttaaaaatccAATTAAATGAATGTCTTATTAATACTTAA
- a CDS encoding DNA mismatch repair protein, putative, with product MKYRVVKSCICIFLIFLMSAKNTMGLKKKLMFTCLNKRRLISMNIKKKGIIYLNKKFINSLIYTKEDEIYKINDLKESYKLRDDDIWEEKDKYISKEHTNNIISNSLCNKLSDLENIKCGNEEDNISCSSNLSNGFTPSDYELRLYKNKYMIPIYWIKKLEKLKNINAINCIEYLKGDNLLYFDHYKNKGLLKFLNDEKKKYSNCIILSRVGDFYETYGLDSIFLIEFLNIKKMNNKLSCGFIKSSINKALSILTNNNLNVCIYEEINEQSFKAKKRYLSQIVTPEMPIYLNNIQYCFENDKNKDGINEDNTNNSFPNYDDLDIKEIVCIYIEGKNILSLSKINLSLKTISIYDNITFDVLNVYLKNTNFLKAYIHQHNNTTFTKKITELFKIENYYLFNNFNNSFEFHMFILDKLKKHINISGLFRVIKNKNIFNISKESRNYENGEKKLEQNFEYSFSSYCTPLNIFTSYNMGLYKQNNCYENRNNFLFYNIIDVKNKNSNSINIAESLEFFKNLFIFYPPFSVAKHIRYINEYIQKNVDTLIISNVRPFKNNIIITLLSNFKADYIILKKILSNVLAVHKCMNTYDYSFLSSLFHVLNHQNSFKLNIIKFYNLLENIKKILTTNLYLSNSQFSYHSKCFAFNEFVLYHESETSNIINESLLTEQNEDLEKNRNALLQTILTQYGGIDEKDEEYKIEVLNKVLKIDNSNGIIGVKRGKGGLEKSKNNNKIDKVGKSDNNEAQIFFQPLNKKGDIMKNIFVTDDVLKKIKLYFASINRKKKKINEIIRNINMNLSSSVHILSFVSNFLQIVQAFYNHTINSINRGWSLPICKHLHVNYEIKDFQTIEEKLNFIQRNMYNSCKENEKNHKVTQIEEKIEELDNGNFFSSNSELKDEENNKILENLDKNMIEEIKKIYNNKNYTNDTLTYIIGLKPYNINKDNVTKYNVLLKKKKIILLTGENMSGKTTLSFTIMCILFLSNLGMYAPCDKRSIIGKFREFYSLKNINYQEQIENMSLFREQTHYINSIIEEIKENYSINKKNPREEEIFILFDEPCIATTPLDNAVIISAVAEYLKNYSGIIISHNYDLLNKIYQSENIEFKKINDNVNYIRNQPNDCVLTLKDGICKNSQALETCKYTNTDSNVLKLLKIYEKKYKLIYNLSNTLYYKFLKYLKNKKENKVDLNKFFDNFYESYKNGKYNMDTKNDNKDGNTENCEYATDIFNFNEINEIINHENINDNINLDTSGNNKFELCENNYNSYMIKENNLDEKESEQNREISIICKDNNLININNDEFCEYEKYYESELHVAIKMIENFIGKKIMYVRMDEDIPIFFKNKSIVYILCIFENFKKVKKKKPYFYIGISDNISERIKYHTKNLLKNKSLIKNEKKNNILNYKYNMTRFYTLLFNVENKNIAAKYEKQLTEFLKNSYDIISK from the exons atgaaatatagGGTGGTAAAAAGttgtatatgcatatttttaatttttttaatgtctgcgaaaaatacaatgggcttaaaaaaaaaattaatgttTACTTGTTTGAATAAAAGAAGATTGATAtctatgaatataaaaaagaagggaataatatatttgaacaaaaaatttattaatagtttaatatatacaaaagaagatgaaatatacaaaattaatgatttaaaagaaTCTTATAAATTAAGAGATGATGACATTTGGgaagaaaaagataaatatatatctaaGGAACATACaaacaatataatttcAAATAGTTTATGTAACAAATTGTCtgatttagaaaatattaaatgtgGAAATGAAGAAGATAATATATCTTGTTCATCAAATTTGAGCAATGGATTTACACCTTCAGATTATGAGCTAAggttatataaaaataaatatatgatacCAATATACTGGATAAAAAAgttagaaaaattaaaaaatataaatgctATTAATTGTatagaatatttaaaaggaGATAATTTGCTATATTTTGAtcattacaaaaataaagggttattgaaatttttaaatgatgaaaaaaaaaaatatagtaattgcattattttatcacGAGTTGGTGATTTTTATGAAACATATGGTTTAgattctatatttttaattgaatttttaaatataaaaaaaatgaataataagTTGTCTTGTGgttttataaaaagtagtataaataaagcgctaagtatattaacaaataataatttaaatgtttgtatatatgaagaaataaatgaacAATCCTTTAAAGCTAAAAAAAGATATCTATCTCAAATCGTTACTCCTGAAATgccaatatatttaaacaaCATACAATATTGttttgaaaatgataaaaataaagatggAATAAATGAAGATAATACTAACAATTCATTTCCAAATTATGATGATTTAGACATAAAAGAAATtgtttgtatatatattgaagggaaaaacatattatcATTAAGTAAAATTAACTTAAgtttaaaaacaatatctatatatgataatataacatttgatgttttaaatgtttatttaaaaaacacAAACTTTTTAAAAGCGTATATACACCAACATAACAATACAAcgtttacaaaaaaaataacagagttgtttaaaattgaaaactattatctttttaacaattttaataatagcTTTGAATTtcatatgtttattttggacaaattaaaaaagcatattaatattagtGGATTGTTTAgggttataaaaaataagaatatttttaacataaGTAAAGAAAGCAGAAATTATGAGAAtggtgaaaaaaaattagaacAAAATTTCGAATATTCCTTTTCTTCATATTGTACACcattaaacatttttacTAGCTATAATATGGgtttatataaacaaaataattgttATGAAAAtcgaaataattttttattttataatattattgatgtaaaaaataaaaattcgaATAGTATAAATATCGCAGAATCACtagaattttttaaaaatttatttattttttatcccCCTTTTAGTGTTGCAAAACACATaagatatataaatgaatatattcaaaaaaatgtagatacattaataatatcaaaTGTTAGaccatttaaaaataatataattattaccCTTTTGTCAAATTTTAAAGCagattatataattttaaaaaaaatattaagtaATGTTTTGGCAGTACATAAATGTATGAATACATATGATTATTCctttttatcatcattatttcATGTTTTAAATCATCAAAATTCGttcaaattaaatataataaaattttacaatttattagaaaatattaaaaaaatattaacaacaaatttatatttgtctAATTCTCAATTCTCTTATCATTCAAAATGTTTTGCATTTAATGAGtttgttttatatcatGAAAGTGAAACGagtaatattataaatgaaaGTTTACTGACAGAGCAAAATGAAGATCtagaaaaaaatcgaaatgCTTTGTTACAAACTATATTAACCCAGTATGGTGGAATAGATGAAAAAGatgaagaatataaaatagaGGTACTTAACAAAGTTTTGAAAATTGATAATTCAAATGGAATTATAGGAGTTAAACGCGGGAAAGGAGGGCTagaaaaaagtaaaaataataataaaatcgACAAAGTTGGTAAAAGTGATAACAATGAGGCTCagattttttttcaacctttaaacaaaaaaggagacataatgaaaaatatttttgtaacagatgatgttttaaaaaaaatcaaactATATTTTGCTTCgataaatagaaaaaaaaaaaaaataaatgaaataattagaaatattaatatgaattTGTCTTCTTCTGTGCACATTCTTTCTTTTGTATCAAATTTTCTGCAAATTGTTCAG GCATTTTATAACCACACAATAAATAGTATAAACCGCGGTTGGAGCTTACCAATATGTAAACATTTACATGtaaattatgaaataaaagattTTCAAACAATTGAAGAAAAActaaattttattcaaagaaatatgtataatagttgtaaagaaaatgaaaaaaatcataaagTCACGCAAATCgaagaaaaaattgaagAGTTAGATAAtggaaatttttttagtagCAACTCAGAATTAAAAGacgaagaaaataataaaattttagaaaaccttgataaaaatatgatagaggaaataaaaaaaatttataataacaaaaattatactaATGATActttaacatatataataggaTTAAAACcgtataatataaataaagacaatgttacaaaatataatgttttgttgaaaaaaaaaaaaattattttattgacAGGGGAAAATATGAGTGGGAAAACTACACTATCCTTCACTATTAtgtgtattttatttttatcaaactTAG GAATGTATGCGCCATGCGATAAAAGAAGTATTATTGGTAAATTCCGAGAATTTTAtagtttaaaaaatattaattatcaAGAGCAAATTGAAAACATGTCTTTGTTTAGGGAACAAACccattatataaattctataattgaagaaataaaagaaaattatagtattaacaaaaaaaatccTCGAGAGGAagaaatttttattctttttgaCGAACCATGTATAGCTACAACCCCGCTCGACAATGCAG TAATAATTAGTGCCGTAGCtgaatatttgaaaaactATTCTggtattattatatctcacaattatgatttattgaataaaatatatcaaagtgaaaatatagaatttaagaaaattaacgataatgtaaattatattagAAATCAACCAAATGATTGTGTATTGACATTAAAAGATGGAATTTGTAAAAACAGCCAAGCTTTAGAAACTtgtaaatatacaaatacaGATTCTAATGTTTTAAagcttttaaaaatatatgaaaaaaaatataaacttaTATACAATCTTAGTAatacattatattataaatttctaaaatatcttaagaataaaaaagaaaataaagttgatttgaataaattttttgataatttttatgaaagttataaaaatggaaaatataatatggatacaaaaaatgataacaaAGATGGAAATACGGAAAATTGTGAATATGCCACagatatttttaatttcaatgaaataaatgaaataataaatcatgaaaatataaatgataatataaacttGGATACAAgtggaaataataaatttgaactttgtgaaaataactataatagttatatgataaaagaaaacaatTTGGATGAAAAAGAGTCTGAACAAAATAGAGAAATATCGATTATATGtaaagataataatttaataaacataaataatgatgagTTTTgtgaatatgaaaaatattatgaaagtGAATTACATGTTGCTATTAAAATgattgaaaattttataggaaaaaaaataatgtatgTTAGAATGGATGAAGATATtcctatattttttaaaaacaaaagtatagtatatattctttgtatatttgaaaattttaaaaaggtcaaaaaaaaaaaaccatatttttatattggaataagtgataatatttcagaaagaataaaatatcacacaaaaaatttattaaaaaataaaagtctaataaaaaacgaaaaaaaaaataacatattaaattataaatataatatgacacgattttatacattattatttaatgttgaaaataaaaatatagctGCAAAATATGAGAAACAGCTAACTGAATTtctaaaaaattcatatgATATTATTTCGAAATAG
- a CDS encoding trafficking protein particle complex subunit 1, putative, with protein sequence MLNEKSTDVSENSRDYHFYIFYKNQPIFNTRLKNNDQEKNKFASKNLGRENKESRNETEKLLLGSIYAINYLCFNIQPNKKLKNLYKLMDNATKNINVNTKTHEQNLLNTQNNLHVGNFNSFNTPLYKLHYFETLTAYKFVLITHKDMANLSNFLKDIYKTIFLDFIILNPLYQVGDEIRDKIFDDKIKERIRSLFLV encoded by the exons ATGCTAAATGAGAAAAGTACAGACGTCTCTGAAAATTCCCGAGATTACcacttttatattttttacaaaaaccAGCCAATTTTCAATACTCGCTTAAAAAACAATGATcaggaaaaaaataaatttgctAGTAAAAATTTAGGACgtgaaaataaagaaagtAGAAATGAGACTGAGAAATTATTGCTAGGCTCAATATATgcaataaattatttatgctTTAATATACAgccaaataaaaaattaaaaaacttATATAAGTTGATGGATAATGCcactaaaaatattaacgTAAATACAAAAACACACGAACAAAATCTATTAAATACccaaaataatttacatgtcggaaattttaattcttttaataCGCCTTTATACAAGTTGCATTACTTTGAAACCCTTACAG CTTACAAGTTCGTTTTAATTACTCATAAAGATATGGCCAATTTATCAAACTTTTTAAAGGACATTTACAAAACAATATTTCTtgatttcattattttaaatcCTCTATATCAA GTTGGAGACGAAATACGAGACAAAATATttgatgataaaataaaagaacgAATACGATCATTATTTCttgtataa
- a CDS encoding GTPase-activating protein, putative, whose protein sequence is MNSGENSSFLQKNLEKDTNFHINESENIRNNKININCTNNIRRENNVDEENVAITWCNIDINDNRSDNNFKILENDKSLENLHNSDIENTNFINNKFDNSKQNLHENIKHCKNETYNIREKNENAENISNIENKCTFEMEEYIFNKSVEGNKLKENNDQICENSKKYEEVKNTHKTSEEKENTNLEIKRKNEHCFSKEIKALDPPKNVYEYNHNVIYHELYIELLEVNKNLQNEIKNLKKIIEIQKELIKSKEDDIVENNNMIEKRKMSSKSFVNNNYFLNFFNKKNKTSKKKDDEQGKPDNEIFEKNEGIAESSYNYNQRRKGSMTRFQNMPFSFFSDKSNKQKKQKSAEAIGTINLSIQGKDNEKQKKKKSIGTSKWTKQFDYKWIKSINNSNSFQECECIYNDDMKKFGEIDNDGNSDLNKNNKYMKLSLRENEYVEFYDNEENCIYDNLQDSNNNNKINNKKSYTFFKDKQNSKETEKYTDCDYKDINTIKEITLIKYWYNKIIPLINDEKKKYTLIELIMMNYMPQVIKEYFWKENINNKLNITDYFVKVLIKNANFIQIYIYINNKQYYNNFSRYFKNLINMEKSSINIVSSFPSGNCFVDENELINTVKESELFKKMIMAGIFIEDDKDGSIDANENGKIECSDKGIEMNNELNSTSNFNKDEKCDKENNKKEKVEMKNFEHLDIDILQRYSIHKFFYQILIDLDRTLYIIKKNQEYYNRNNIDKDNFLFDLNIHDIKKNLNKLLQMYVIFKPELGYIQGMSYIALVFVLHCKLEKAFIHFANFMEYKNMRNLYSFNKQEIKIFLFTIKEILTKKNIEVYKEIVKHYNIDNIFIQWAYTMFLTCLPFRIFIRIFDIYTFNEKIIFETIICIFTYFNKFHSMENVDTMIKNLSSFSFNMNIQEDKFFSMLKKSRIKKRKITYYRGKYLSTISKNEEIHEN, encoded by the exons ATGAATTCTGGTGAAAATTCGTCTTTtctacaaaaaaatttagagAAAGATACAAATTTTCACATTAATGAATCAGAAAATATTAGAAATAAtaagataaatataaattgtaCGAATAATATAAGGAGAGAGAATAATGtagatgaagaaaatgtaGCAATCACTTGGTGTAACATTGACATCAATGATAATCGTTctgataataattttaagattttagaaaatgataaatcaTTAGAAAACTTGCACAATAGTGATATAGAAAAtactaattttataaataataaatttgataatagtaaacaaaatttacatgaaaatataaaacattgcaaaaatgaaacatataatatacgagaaaaaaatgaaaatgcagaaaatatatcaaatatagAAAACAAATGTACATTTGAAATggaagaatatatatttaataaaagtgTGGAGGGAAATAAGCTCAAAGAAAATAACGATCAAATATGTGAAAATagcaaaaaatatgaagaaGTAAAAAATACCCATAAAACAAGcgaagaaaaagaaaacacaaatttagaaattaaaagaaaaaacgAACATTGTTTTagtaaagaaataaaagcATTGGACCCTCCTAAAAACGTTTACGAATATAATCACAATGTTATATATCACGAACtatatattgaattattagaagtaaacaaaaatttgcaaaatgaaataaaaaatttaaaaaaaataatagaaataCAAAAAGAATTAATAAAGAGCAAAGAAGATGATATagttgaaaataataatatgattgaaaaaaggaaaatgaGTAGTAAAAgttttgttaataataattattttttaaatttttttaataaaaaaaacaaaactagcaaaaaaaaagacgaTGAACAAGGAAAACCTGATAATgaaatttttgaaaaaaatgaaggaATAGCTGAATCGAGCTATAATTATAATCAGCGAAGAAAAGGAAGTATGACAAGATTTCAGAATATgcctttttcattttttagtGATAAAAGCAATAAAcagaaaaaacaaaaaagtGCCGAAGCAATAGGCACAATTAATTTATCAATACAAGGAAAAGACAacgaaaaacaaaaaaaaaaaaaaagtataggAACTTCGAAATGGACAAAACAATTCGATTATAAATGGATTAAATCtattaataattctaaCAGTTTCCAAGAATGTGAGTGTATTTATAATGATGATATGAAGAAATTTGGTGAAATAGATAATGATGGAAACAGTGatctaaataaaaataataaatatatgaaattatCTTTACGTGAAAATGAATATGTTGAATTTTAtgataatgaagaaaattgtatttatgataatttaCAGGATtcaaataacaataataaaataaataataaaaaaagttatacattttttaaagataAACAAAATTCAAAAGAAACCGAAAAATACACAGATTGTGATTATAAAGACATAAATAcaattaaagaaataacacttataaaatattggtataataaaattatacctttaataaatgatgaaaaaaaaaaatatacattaatTGAGCTGATAATGATGAATTATATGCCTCAAGttataaaagaatatttttggaaagaaaatataaataacaaattaaatataacagattattttgttaaagtattaattaaaaatgcaaactttatacaaatatatatatatataaataataagcaatattataataatttttctcgttattttaaaaatttaataaatatggaaaaaagTAGCATAAACATTGTATCCTCATTTCCAAGTGGAAATTGTTTTGTGgatgaaaatgaattaataaatacagTAAAAGAAAGTgaactttttaaaaaaatgataatggCAGGAATATTTATAGAAGATGATAAAGATGGTAGTATTGATGCAAACGAGAATGGTAAAATAGAATGTTCTGACAAAGGTATAGAAATgaataatgaattaaatagtacctcaaattttaataaggatgaaaaatgtgataaggaaaataataaaaaagaaaaagttgaaatgaaaaatttcGAACATTTAGATATAGATATACTTCAACGTTATTCAATCcacaaatttttttatcaaatattaATCGATTTAGATAGAAcattgtatataataaaaaaaaaccaagaatattataatcggaataatatagataaagacaattttttgtttgatttaaatatccatgatatcaaaaaaaacttaAACAAACTTTTACAAATGTATGTTATATTCAAGCCTGAATTGGg GTACATCCAAGGAATGTCATATATTGCCTTAGTATTTGTGTTACACTGCAAACTGGAAAAAGCTTTTATCCATTTTGCAAATTTTATG GAATATAAGAATATGCGCAACTTGTACAGCTTTAACAAacaggaaataaaaatatttttatttacgattaaagaaattttgacaaaaaaaaatattgaagtTTATAAAGAAATCGTCAAGCATTATAATATagacaatatatttattcaatGGGCTTACACAATGTTTTTAac GTGTTTACCTTTCCGTATTTTTATTCGCATATTTGATATCTATacatttaatgaaaaaatcatattcgag AcaattatatgcatatttacatattttaacaaattcCATTCCATGGAAAATGTTGACacaatgataaaaaatctGTCTTCCTTTTCGTTTAATATGAACATACAG GAggataaatttttttcaatgttaaaaaaatcaagaataaaaaaacggAAAATTACATATTATAGGGGAAAATATCTTTCCACCATTAGTA aaaatgaagaaatcCACGAAAATTAA